In Candidatus Nealsonbacteria bacterium DGGOD1a, one DNA window encodes the following:
- a CDS encoding metallophosphoesterase, whose translation MKKIQKILKRQKKKLALAAAIAALFIVYAHLETYRVEIKAITVKNNDLPLEFSGKKIVFISDTHCGEYFDPKRLGSIVERINLLAPDIILFGGDYVSRDGKNTTACFAEYAKLAAPLGKFGVLGNHDIEAGKNNIIEAMLAAKIVPLVNENRAIAIGNRAITVAGTDETWYGTPDGAAAMANAADFTVYLSHDPAYFEEYTDNRAKLLLAGHTHGGQVTLFGLSMANLAHRHNYKYGQGIYEEPNRTIIVTNGIGATILPLRFFARPQINVIILEK comes from the coding sequence ATGAAAAAAATCCAAAAAATATTAAAGCGCCAAAAAAAGAAATTGGCTCTTGCCGCCGCGATCGCGGCGCTGTTTATCGTCTATGCCCATCTGGAAACCTACCGGGTGGAAATAAAGGCGATCACTGTCAAAAACAACGATCTCCCTTTGGAATTCTCCGGCAAAAAGATCGTCTTTATCTCCGATACGCACTGCGGCGAGTATTTCGATCCCAAGCGCCTTGGTTCAATCGTCGAACGGATTAATCTTCTGGCCCCCGACATCATCCTCTTCGGCGGCGATTATGTCAGCCGCGACGGCAAAAACACTACCGCCTGTTTCGCGGAATACGCCAAGCTGGCCGCGCCTCTGGGAAAATTCGGCGTCTTGGGCAATCACGATATCGAAGCCGGCAAAAATAACATTATTGAAGCAATGCTGGCCGCCAAAATCGTTCCCTTGGTCAACGAGAACCGCGCCATCGCCATCGGCAACCGCGCGATCACCGTCGCCGGCACCGACGAAACTTGGTACGGCACGCCCGATGGCGCCGCCGCCATGGCCAACGCCGCCGACTTCACGGTTTATCTTAGTCATGACCCCGCTTATTTCGAGGAATATACCGACAACCGCGCCAAATTGCTTTTGGCCGGGCACACCCATGGCGGGCAAGTAACCTTATTCGGGCTATCGATGGCAAACTTGGCGCACCGGCATAACTACAAATACGGTCAAGGAATATACGAAGAACCGAACCGAACCATTATCGTTACCAACGGCATCGGCGCCACCATCCTGCCTCTGCGTTTTTTCGCCCGCCCGCAAATCAATGTCATTATTCTGGAAAAATAA